Part of the Artemia franciscana unplaced genomic scaffold, ASM3288406v1 Scaffold_2665, whole genome shotgun sequence genome, attttgtatatagaagctttaaacctctactgtcgggttttctgatacgcttaaGCTGACGgtgttatttttattgagattctatgacttttgggggatgctccccctttcttcaaaaataaaacaaaacaaactttctcaggctcgtagcttttaactggtaaaactaaactttatgaaacttatatatttgaagagAGCATAAAAGTCCCATtcctttggacttttttttatgttctaatGTCAACTTTGTCTTTCGCGTTTTCTCTACTTTATTGGTTTCTacttatttctattattataattgctacatggtttttttttttttttttttttttttttttttttttttttttttttttttttagctaaaaacattaaaattattatacaaattgtttttttaattattgaattttactgttgatgatgaacactgtatttgtgttcgaaatatccagttaaataattttatatcggTTCACTATATCCCTATTTTCATCCCTAGtaaaagtttcatccctattttgaactgttttactttaattattcatgtacagtgaatcaaaatcaaaatctgcattaattcaaaaacgttaagaaattgaacaaaaaaaaagttttttaattgaaagtaaggaatgacataaaacttaaaacgaaaagatattTTTCGGTATATGAAACtattctgtatatatatatatatatatacaaataatagAAGAATTGGTCTAAAACACAAATCTTgtcaaaaatgtaaaacataTGTACCAAGAATGTAATGACTTTctgtttcatttatactttttaatctattttcaattttcctttttttaacagttGGTAGGTAGCAAACTGTATTAAGGatgaccaggctcaatagtaactaaaacactcaaaagcagaatttttataccaatatatacatcaaaaaaattttgattttatgctgatttaatatatatataagttttgtcaagtttagatcgaaaattggccttatttttcaaaaaagggggaaaaatcTGCACCATCAgctttggcgtatcagagaatactactgtagaagtttcaagctcatatctacaaaaatatgaaattttgtgttttttgcctgaagaaaatCACTGGTGCGTgcctatttgtttatttgttctttttcccccaggggtgatcatatcgacccagtggtcttagaatttCACTAGAGGGCTCACTTTAGTGGAgattaaaattctagtgcccttttttagtgaccaaaaaaattgagggaaactaggcccgctcccacgctcgtttcccccaaagtcaccgatcaatattttgagattgctatttagtTCAGCACAGTCGAAAAGGCTAGTAACTATATCCTTGAGAACGACTTAATCCTCCATAGTCTCCAAGGAAATAGCTGCAAGTCATGAATTCCCTCCATTGTTTACagatagtaatagttattgagaagtatactgactttttcaggggggatttttctagTGGCAGGAGGCGGGGATTGTTGGTTATTTGAGAGTATCTTTGATAGAGGAATTAATTTCGGAAAAAGAGAAtttccctgatttttttttctcgatttttcagttttattttaaaaaaacaacgagaaattaaataaaaatacaatttttttaacttaaagtaaggagcagcattgaaacttaaaactattagaaattatttagtatatgattgcctcctcaatgccttggtctttacgctaaagtatttttagtaatttcagaagagctatttattctaaataaacagcctttgtgattaacgggccattcttaaagaaatggtacaaaattcaaacaatagTATAAAGAATGAGGTTTTAAcaaggggatgaaccccctcatatatgtaataaaatatatgaatatataagtttattacgtaagttattttgtaagttacgtgcatttattagtaataaaaacgctcgtaaaTAATATCAAacgttctagtggcctttttaagcagccaaaaaagttgaagggcacctaggccccctccccgccCCATTTTTGTAAGAATCAGAAGCATTGACTCATGAAAATGTAGGAATATGAAgtttttcttgcatttttttcattgaaagtttaattttgtaaaagtaaaaaaatctaagggatagttttttttatatattcttctgttctttttcaggctaaaataacaaaaataaattgtatttttctacaATCTATAAAGTTCTGTTTACATACCAGAACAGTTTTTTCCAGATATAAAAGTTATTGTTATTATACTTACTTTAAACCCCTCCTCTATTTGTCAAATGAAATCTAGTAAATTTAAACATTCATAAATGTctgtaaaatatcaaaataaatttttgtgaatttttgtaGGGCTTTCCAATGCGggtataaattttacttttaagtctggccaaaaaaaaacaacaaaatgattGTGTAGCACGCTAGTAAAGTTTATGGACGTAGAATGAGCGATGACGACGAAAAGACCTTGATAGAATTAAAAAAGGTcgaaaaaaaggacaaagaaaCCACGCCCTCTGGTCGGAGATAGAATTcttagcaattaaataaaaaaatattttttcaactgaaagtaaggaaccaaattaaaacctaaaacaaacagaaattataccatatatgagggggtttgcctcttGTTCAATGCCTCGTTCTTCGCGCTAAAGTGTTTTgataacttttaaaaagttttatacTCCATCaaaacggccattgtgtttcagatGTAATTCTTTAATAATTGGGACACAGAgttaaattttagcgtaaagagcaaagtgttgAAAGGGGGTTAACcaccctcatatacaaaataactttttttcgttttaagtttcaatgttgttcctcacttttagttgaaaagtgttattttaaattcaatctTTTCTCTTCAAATACTGCCGAAAAATCTGGCTTTCCTACTTCTAAAATGTCTTTCTACGCAAAAAATCTATCAAAGTAAAGTTTGTTCGACTTAAATTAATCCCCTCTTCcactggaaaattctccctggaCAATTCGATCCTGGCTGAAAATTTCCCATGAAAATTTCTTACGGACAATTCCACCTAACAATTTCTCTTTAGTATACTTTCATTGGAAAAAGACATTAATTTCTAGtggtttttaagtaatttcagaTATCCCCCTctgtaaaatttgttttctggaAATCTCCTCACCTCCAATGGAAAGTATCTCCCACAGAAATTTTCTCCATCgaaaatttcctgaaaattcccccctcccATAGGAAAACCTACAATCCCAACACCACTGAAAATTTTTCCTGCAACATCTGCACATCTTAAATTTAGTCGGCaaagacaaagttttttttttcgcgttTGTGCTTCTGGATTCGCTTCTTAAAGGATTTTGGCAAAAATCTTGCTATAGCATCAAGACCTAGGTTTGACGAAATCACTCCCCACCTCATTGTCATAataattttgctcgttttaagtttaatcttattccttactttcaagaaaattttgtgtgGATCGAACTTTTCTCAGAGGAGTTTACGGTGAGAGTAGGAAATTTTTTCATGGAGTGCCACATTTCctgcattgtttgaaaaataatcaaaaattaaataaaaaataaattattttcagctgaaggttaggagcaacattaaatttcgAAACCAACAGAAGTTCTTCTAATATGAATATGAAGAAAATATAGCTCCCCTCCTCGATTTCGCTTGTTTTGCGTTTGACTGTTGCTGCTTCCtctcagttgaaattttttttttgaatttaatcaaCTGAGGCAAAGATACAGTGATTTCAGACTAAAGCATATTTTAAACATTCCAAGACTTGAGTGAAACGACCTCTTAGTATCAGAAGCCGAAGTTTCTGAAAAGcagtaaacaaaaattaacaagaaCTTAACAATgtaattcaattttcaaaaatagaaataaaaacgtATATATACAGAATCAAGAtataaactaaattatttttaaatctgaTTTAAAAAGACAAAGTCTTCTTGGTAATCATCATCGAGAATGTCATCTTTGCTTTCATCATGAAGCAGAACATATTCTCTAGAACTAAAGCCAAATTTAAGCACATCTTTTTCTCGTAATTCAACATATCTTTGAGGTTCAATTGGCTTATTATTCACGAAAGTTTCATTGGAAGAGCCCAAATCAATAATATATGGCCTTACGGCTCTTGCCCGTCGTCCATCAGCCTTTTCATAAGGGACGAGACGGTACTGTAAGGCGGCatgctgttttgaacaggagGGATGGTCTACTGCGAGGTCACATACTTTTCTGTCCCGGCCAATTAAATAAGCActttgtctatgcatataaagaGTTGGcatattttcattatctttAAACACATAAAATCTCCAGCGTTTTTTTGGAGTACGggcttaattaaaataaaattaaaaattaaattaaaaaatttaatttgcctgttttttttttgtttagtttattataatatttgttcCTTCGGCTAGGTGCATACACAAGTGAATCCTGACCTATACCTTTCCTCTATTTCAATTATGGAAATGTTTcaagatttttctaaaataaatttttataattgaataATTGAATAAGTCACCTACTGGTCGAATTTCTATTAAATTCCCCTTTCTCCTACGCCCAAAATTTTTCTGTGCGTGAGTTTCTTCCCTAAGTCCGCCCAAGTCTTTGCAAGAGTAGTCCTTTCTTgttcgattaaataaaaaaaacaagtttttttaactgaaagtaaggagcaacattaaaacttaaaacgaacagaaattaccccgtatatgaaaggggctgctccttcttcaatgccttgctctttgcactaaagtttgactctttctctcaactctactttttaaaacagtgaaaactttagcttaaagagcagggcgttgaagaaggagcagcccctttcatatacggggtaatttctgtttgttttaagttttaatgtcgctccttactttcagttaaaaaactagttttttttatttaatctctgaacgttttttagttaatccatgttttgatttcggctctccgcagatgaataattaaagcaaaatttgcatatttatttatttggctaaatggatttcccatagttttgatcgaatgattttgcgaaaaaaggaggggaaggaggcccagttgctctccaagtttttgggtacttaaaaaggcaactagagcttttagtttttacgagcgttttcattagtaaaagatatacgtaacttacgaattagcttgcgtaacaaacttatatgttcgtatgtttttattacgtatatgagaaggttcgccctcTTGTCAAtgcctcgtcaataactctatgcattaaagctaaaattttgtcccctgaatcacaaaggccgtagaataaatagttgaaattactaaaaatcctttagcgtaaagagtgaggtattaggaggaggtgaaccctttatatgcgtaatattttctgttcgtttcaagttttaatgctactccatacttccagttgaaaaaaactttttcatatttattttctcattgtttttttaaataatgctagaaaatgctgcgccccctttatggaaatcttcttccccccatgacaaattcctccatggaaaatttcccccacatagccccctcttatcaactcccccctcccaaccaaaaaatccccctgaatacgtctctacatttcccattAACcgttaatatatgcaaacactggtcaaaatttgcaacttgcagctctttccacggggactgtgggggaggaagtcgtccccaaagacattgttataaggtttttatactatgttgaataaaatggctatctcagaattttgatccgactactttgggaaaaaatgaacgtgggaggggacctaggtgacctccgatttttttggtcacttaaaaagggcactagaacttttcatttccgttcgaatgagtcctctctcaaaattctaggaccactgggtcgatacgatcgcccctgggaaaaaaacaagcaaataaacgcgcatccatgatttgtcttcttgcaaaaaatacaaaattccacatttttgtagataggatcttggaacttgtacaagagggttctctgatacgctgaatctgatggtgtgatcttaattaagattctatgacttttagagggtttttcaccctattttctaaaatagggcaaattttctcaggctcgtaacttttgatgaaaaagactaaatttaataaaacttatatttaaaatcagcattaaaattcgattcttttgatgtaactattggtatcaaaattctgttttttagagttttggttactattgagccgggtcgttccttactacagttcgttaccacgaactgtttgatactttaATCATTACCTCTGAAATACCCCTCCTTGCAAAGTAATGCTTGCTTCAATGGCTAGACAAAAATACATCTTACTCAGTTTGATAAACATGCCAAATTCAATGTATGCACTTCACAGTATCAAGGGAATATAAAAGCTGAAGAAAAAGGTCGCTGAAAGattaaaacatgaaataaaAGCATACATCTTTGAAAATCCAGGTGAAACGAGTTTGAATGGATCAATCTTtcttttgcttcttctttttgCTCGTTCGAAAAATGTACTAGTCTGATTCAAGTTCTTGTGAAGTGAACATTAGGAAAAATAATCCCAATTGTATAGTAAGTCCTACTtcagctgatttttgttctgggGCTCATAATAGGAGAGAATTAAGTCAGGGATAATAGATACCATTAGTTTTACTTCTGAATATAATTGTTAATATTGTCAAAAATCTTGCTGTTAAAAAgtgtaaaacctttttttttttacaaaatctgttgatgatttattttagtaaattaCTAGTAAAGCTTTAGCACCAAGAGCTAATGATTGGAGGATGACAACAAACCCCCCACCTAAATCCCTACCCCAAAATAGTGAGGGATTCAAAAACGGTGATGCTAAttgttaattttgat contains:
- the LOC136042980 gene encoding smad nuclear-interacting protein 1-like → MPTLYMHRQSAYLIGRDRKVCDLAVDHPSCSKQHAALQYRLVPYEKADGRRARAVRPYIIDLGSSNETFVNNKPIEPQRYVELREKDVLKFGFSSREYVLLHDESKDDILDDDYQEDFVFLNQI